Proteins found in one Malassezia vespertilionis chromosome 5, complete sequence genomic segment:
- the ADE6 gene encoding phosphoribosylformylglycinamidine synthase (MEROPS:MER0042827; COG:F; EggNog:ENOG503NX0B; BUSCO:EOG092608C4) translates to MSVPTMEDKVPVHCTTLLGPSVSLGAKRKQLLELIQIQVPKVTSVDGIFLHLVVAQTPAALAELKDPSSATRKKLDTLLDYGDHIELSDTRRIVGEAVQGKPDTTAFVLFVEPRPGNFTPWSSKATNIARICGMGDKVKRLERAVAIDLNLSSPLSDNELEQVKDVLHDRMTQTVAMTPTSERYEALFYAGEPGTLRTVDFAADAADEHSWDTARARLEDANVKFGLALAPDEIEYLVDAFVRGTEKDAPLNRNPTDVELFMFAQVNSEHCRHKIFNADWTLDGKIMPHTLFDMIRNTHKKTPAHTLSAYSDNAAVLEGSRGIRFGANPDALDVGENVCLRNVFVGLQEDLPILAKVETHNHPTAISPYPGAATGSGGEIRDEGAVGRGSKPKAGLAGFMTSNLHIPGALQPWERDVGQPFHIASPLSIMLQAPIGAANFNNEFGRPALTGFWRTFCQRVPTEHGDELRGYHKPIMLAGGLGNVRPKYIHKGQIQPGDALLVLGGPGYLIGLGGGTSSSIAGGGSDRALLDFVSVSRENPEMQRRCQEVIDACCTGDENPIVSIHDVGAGGLSNALPEIVHDAGLGATCEIRDVPLGNSSLSPLAIWCNESQERYVLAVHPHNLEAFRAIAERERCPFGVVGHATKEPVLVVTDRHTNSVPIDLPMSTLFGKVPKIKQASTHVKRNLVPIDCSLQSYVRGDDRARLTDAIDRVLHLPSVASKSFLITIGDRCVTGLVARDQMVGPWQVPVADVAVTRSEPGFEVKSGEAMATGERTPLSLLSGAASARMAVGESLTNLAAACIETLDQVKLSANWMCSAGYEHDGAVLYDAVQAIGLGLCPALNLSIPVGKDSMSMGLSWTQDGERRQVTAPVSPIITAFAPVKDVSNVWTPELRQLPKKSVLLFIDLANGKQRLGGSALAQVYEQLGSEAPDVEDADLLRAFFHSMSTLKELQIGKRDVPGLVHAYHDRSDGGLLATVLEMAFAGRVGVTMDISALHKPGTHPTAALFNEELGAVLQVQESDMRAIQMLLSTFGVPVSALHVIGTVHAHPDDTVRIVSHGATLYENSRAALQQAWAGVSYKMQSLRDNPELSKEEYALIQEQPGGKATLHYDLTFTPGDNVLPLALERPRFSQPRVAILREEGVNGQTEMAYAFARAGFCTIDVHMTDLLSGRVHLDAFVGFAAAGGFSYGDVLGAGRGWANSILFSDKIRAEFEAFFQRPKTFALGVCNGCQMLSVLAREGLCSGAGRHLPKFSPNESGRFEARFTQVEISPSKCIFFQGMQGSTMPIPVAHGDGRTTFDSEAAYQQCERDGLVAMRYTDKHYPLNPNGSTGNIAAITALDGRVLMVMPHPERAIASEALSWAPSEAHKWNGHAPWFRMFENARKFVE, encoded by the coding sequence ATGTCCGTACCCACGATGGAAGACAAGGTGCCGGTGCATTGCACTACGCTGCTAGGCCCATCGGTCTCTCTGggagccaagcgcaagcagctgcttgaACTGATCCAGATACAAGTCCCGAAAGTCACCTCTGTCGACGGCATCTTTCTCCACCTTGTAGTGGCGCAAACGCCAGCAGCACTCGCCGAGCTCAAAGatccaagcagcgcgacacgcAAGAAGCTAGACACACTGCTTGACTATGGCGACCACATTGAGCTTTCCgacacgcgccgcatcgtgGGAGAAGCGGTGCAAGGAAAGCCCGACACCACCGCTTTTGTGCTCTTTGTCGAGCCGCGCCCCGGCAACTTTACGCCCTGGTCGTCCAAAGCGACCaacattgcgcgcatctgcgGCATGGGCGACAAGGTAAAGCGCCTTGAGCGTGCGGTTGCAATTGACCTGAACTTGAGCTCGCCGCTCTCGGACAACGAGCTTGAGCAGGTTAAGGACGTTTTGCACGACCGCATGACGCAAACTGTTGCCATGACGCCAACCAGCGAACGATACGAAGCGCTATTTTATGCCGGAGAGCCTGGCACACTGCGCACCGTCGACTTTGCTGCGGATGCTGCCGACGAGCACAGTTGGGAcaccgcgcgtgcgcgttTGGAAGACGCCAATGTCAAGTttggccttgcgcttgctccTGACGAGATCGAATACTTGGTCGATGCCTttgtgcgcggcaccgaaaaagacgcgccgctgaacCGCAACCCCACGGATGTCGAGCTTTTCATGTTTGCCCAAGTCAACTCGGAACACTGCCGCCACAAGATTTTCAATGCGGACTGGACCTTGGATGGCAAAATCATGCCCCACACCCTCTTTGACATGATCCGCAACACACACAAAAAGACGCCCGCACACACGCTGAGCGCATACTCTGACAATGCTGCGGTGCTCGAAGGCTCGCGAGGCATCCGCTTCGGCGCAAACCCAGACGCCTTGGACGTCGGCGAGAATGTTTGCCTTCGCAATGTCTTTGTAGGCCTCCAGGAAGACTTGCCGATCCTTGCCAAGGTCGAGACGCACAACCACCCCACCGCAATCTCGCCCTACCCCGGCGCCGCCACAGGCTCTGGCGGCGAGATCCGCGACGAGGGTGCCGTCGGCCGCGGCTCCAAGCCCAAGGCTGGCCTGGCAGGCTTCATGACCTCCAATCTGCACATtcccggcgcgctgcagccgtGGGAGCGCGACGTTGGCCAGCCCTTCCACATTGCCAGCCCCCTTTCCATCATGCTCCAAGCGCCCATTGGCGCGGCCAACTTCAACAACGAGTTTGGCCGCCCCGCCCTCACTGGATTTTGGCGCACGTTTTGCCAGCGCGTCCCAAccgagcacggcgacgagctgcgtgGCTACCACAAGCCGATCATGCTTGCCGGCGGCCTCGGCAACGTGCGCCCGAAATACATTCACAAAGGCCAGATCCAGCccggcgacgcgctccttgTTTTGGGCGGTCCTGGATACTTGATTggcctcggcggcggcacttCGTCCTCCATAGCCGGCGGCGGCTCTGACCGTGCGCTCCTGGATTTCGTCAGTGTCTCGCGCGAGAACCCcgagatgcagcgccggtGCCAGGAAGTGATTGATgcgtgctgcacaggcgACGAGAACCCCATAGTGAGCATCCACGACGTGGGCGCCGGCGGCCTCAGCAATGCGCTCCCCGAGATTGTCCACGATGCAGGCCtcggcgcgacgtgcgagatccgcgacgtgccgctCGGCAACTCGAGCTTGAGTCCGCTGGCCATCTGGTGCAACGAGAGCCAGGAGCGCTACGTCTTGGCAGTACATCCCCACAACCTCGAAGCATTCCGCGCCATCGCCGAGCGTGAGCGGTGCCCTTTTGGCGTCGTTGGCCACGCGACCAAAGAGCCGGTGCTAGTCGTCACCGACCGCCACACCAACTCCGTGCCGATTGATTTGCCCATGTCGACGCTGTTTGGCAAGGTGCCCAAGATCAAGCAAGCAAGCACACACGTGAAGCGCAATCTTGTTCCGATTGACTGCTCGCTCCAGTCCTACGTCCGCGGCGACGACCGTGCAAGGCTCACGGATGCGATTGACCGCGTCTTACACCTCCCGTCGGTCGCATCCAAGTCGTTTCTCATCACGATCGGCGACCGCTGCGTCACTGGCTTGGTCGCTCGCGACCAAATGGTCGGGCCATGGCAAGTGCCCGTTGCCGACGTTGCAGTGACGCGCAGTGAGCCAGGCTTTGAGGTAAAGAGTGGCGAGGCCATGGCCACGGGCGAGCGTACGCCGCTGTCTCTtttgagcggcgcagcatctgcGCGCATGGCCGTGGGCGAGTCGCTGACGAAcctcgccgctgcgtgcatcgaGACTCTAGACCAAGTCAAGCTCAGTGCTAACTGGATGTGTTCTGCAGGCTACGAGCACGACGGTGCGGTGCTCTACGACGCCGTCCAGGCCATCGGTCTCGGCCTCTGCCCCGCGCTGAATTTGTCGATCCCTGTTGGAAAAGACAGCATGAGCATGGGCTTGTCCTGGACGCAGGACGGCGAACGCCGTCAAGTCACGGCGCCAGTGAGTCCCATCATCACTGCGTTTGCTCCTGTCAAGGACGTGTCCAATGTCTGGACGCCAGAGCTGCGTCAGCTCCCAAAGAAGAGCGTCCTGCTCTTTATCGACCTGGCCAatggcaagcagcgcctcggcggcTCGGCACTGGCGCAAGTCTACGAACAGCTCGGCAGCGAGGCGCCGGATGTGGAAGATGCCGACCTTCTCCGCGCCTTTTTCCACAGCATGTCCACGCTCAAAGAGCTGCAGATCGGGAAGCGCGACGTCCCTGGGCTCGTGCATGCCTACCACGACCGCTCCGACGGTGGTTTGCTTGCCACCGTGCTGGAAATGGCATTTGCCGGCCGCGTCGGTGTCACGATGGACATCTCTGCACTGCACAAGCCCGGGACGCACCCTACTGCCGCCCTTTTTAAcgaggagctcggcgcggtgctccaAGTCCAGGAATCAGACATGCGCGCGATCCAAATGCTGCTCAGTACGTTTGGCGTGCCTGTGAGTGCACTGCATGTCATTGGCACCGTTCACGCACACCCCGACGACACGGTCCGGATCGTGTCGCACGGCGCGACACTCTACGAGaactcgcgcgcagctttgcagCAGGCATGGGCGGGCGTTTCGTACAAGATGCAATCTTTGCGCGATAACCCCGAGCTCTCCAAGGAGGAGTATGCCCTGATTCAGGAACAGCCGGGCGGCaaagcgacgctgcactACGACCTTACCTTTACGCCGGGCGATAATGTGCTACCCctggcgctcgagcgcccCAGGTTTTCTCAGCCCCGCGTCGCGATCCTCCGCGAAGAGGGCGTGAATGGCCAGACCGAGATGGCATATGCGTTTGCCCGAGCCGGGTTCTGCACCATCGACGTGCACATGACCGATTTGCTCAGCGGGCGCGTGCATCTCGACGCTTTCGTTGgctttgccgccgccggtgGCTTTTCCTACGGCGATGTCCTTGGCGCTGGCCGCGGCTGGGCCAACAGCATTCTCTTCTCCGACAAGATCCGCGCCGAGTTCGAGGCGTTTTTCCAGCGCCCCAAGACGTTTGCGCTGGGCGTCTGCAACGGCTGCCAAATGCTCTCGGTCCTTGCCCGCGAAGGGCTGTGTTCCGGCGCAGGGCGCCACCTGCCCAAGTTCTCGCCCAACGAGAGCGGCCGATTCGAAGCGCGCTTCACCCAAGTCGAGATTTCCCCCTCCAAATGCATCTTTTTCCAGGGCATGCAAGGAAGTACGATGCCGATTCCCGTCGCGCATGGCGACGGCCGCACGACGTTCGACTCGGAGGCAGCGTACCAGCAGTGCGAGCGAGACGGGCTGGTGGCGATGCGCTACACTGACAAGCACTATCCACTCAACCCTAATGGCTCGACGGGCAACATTGCCGCCATCACTGCGCTCGATGGCCGCGTCCTGATGGTCATGCCCCATCCCGAGCGTGCAATTGCCTCCGAAGCGCTCTCCTGGGCGCCGTCCGAAGCACACAAGTGGAACGGGCATGCGCCTTGGTTCCGGATGTTTGAGAATGCAAGAAAGTTTGTGGAGTAA
- the CWC24 gene encoding N-terminal methionine N(alpha)-acetyltransferase NatE (EggNog:ENOG503NWD2; COG:O): MTDVVFKKKSRAGARNVRKRDTGALEEEASAEKLSSAVVTKKKRVDVGAEARPLDRFGARTVHAAASASGSAMNDNQNQRDSTRHTDWDLETEFTRELGESKSKASNDDGKYRGMSSYSKYTEERDDGSSAKFKAKGPIRAPTNVRTITVVDYQPDVCKDYKETGYCGFGDTCKFLHDRSDYLAGWQMDSVEEAADARAGTFGQGLDEEVEEDVPFACLLCRQPFEEPVVTLCGHYFCAKCAIQRYTKTPKCFACGAKTHGLFNAASKILHRMNKRHMHRTQDRREKRRQHGMDSESEEEQILDGVVVGE, from the coding sequence ATGACCGATGTCGTGTTTAAGAAGAAATCGCGTGCGGGCGCGCGAAATGTGCGGAAGCGGGATACGGGCGCGCTAGAGGAAGAGGCGTCTGCAGAGAAGCTGTCTTCTGCCGTCGTCACGAAAAAAAAGCGCGTCGACGTaggcgcagaagcgcgccCGTTGGATCGGttcggcgcacgcacggtCCATGCCGCGGCAAGTGCGAGCGGATCGGCGATGAACGACAACCAGAACCAGCGCGATAGCACACGGCATACTGACTGGGACCTGGAGACGGAATTTACACGCGAGCTTGGCGAATCCAAATCGAAGGCAAGCAATGACGACGGCAAGTACCGAGGCATGTCGAGCTACAGCAAGTATACAGAGGAGCGCGATGACGGTTCCTCGGCAAAGTTCAAGGCCAAGGGCccgatccgcgcgccgaCCAATGTGCGCACCATCACTGTCGTGGACTACCAGCCGGACGTGTGCAAAGACTATAAAGAGACGGGGTACTGTGGCTTCGGCGATACGTGCAAGTTTTTGCACGACCGCAGCGACTACCTTGCGGGGTGGCAGATGGATAGCGTCGAAGAAGctgccgatgcacgcgccggcACGTTTGGCCAAGGACTCGACGAGGAGGTCGAGGAAGACGTGCCATTTGCCTGCCTGCTCTGCCGACAGCCGTTCGAGGAGCCCGTCGTGACGCTCTGTGGCCACTATTTCTGTGCAAAATGTGCCATCCAGCGCTACACCAAGACACCAAAGTGCTTtgcatgcggcgcgaaaaCGCACGGCCTGTTCAACGCTGCATCCAAGATCCTGCATCGCATGAACAAGCGCCATATGCATCGTACGCAAGACCGCCGAGAGAAGCGCAGGCAGCACGGCATGGATAGCGAGAGCGAAGAGGAGCAGATCTTGGATGGAGTCGTGGTCGGGGAATGA